A stretch of Candidatus Sphingomonas phytovorans DNA encodes these proteins:
- a CDS encoding peroxiredoxin: MKSVAFALAATILATAPATAALPVGAKAPDFTTRAALGGKQFNFALKAALRKGPVVLYFFPAAFTKGCTIEAHEFALAASEFEKNGATLIGLSADPIDKLADFSKVECRDAFPVGVAQPATVAGYDVHIAKGKTMTNRTSYVIAPDGKIIFVHSEMSPAGHVTGTMDAVKAWRAKRRG, encoded by the coding sequence ATGAAATCCGTCGCTTTCGCCCTTGCCGCTACGATACTCGCCACGGCGCCCGCCACTGCGGCGCTTCCGGTCGGCGCGAAGGCTCCCGACTTCACCACCCGCGCCGCGCTTGGCGGCAAGCAGTTCAACTTCGCGCTCAAAGCGGCCCTGCGCAAAGGCCCCGTGGTCCTCTATTTCTTCCCAGCCGCCTTCACCAAGGGCTGCACCATCGAGGCGCACGAGTTCGCGCTGGCAGCATCCGAGTTCGAGAAGAACGGCGCGACCCTGATCGGCCTCTCCGCCGATCCGATCGACAAGCTCGCGGATTTCTCCAAGGTCGAATGCCGCGACGCCTTCCCGGTCGGCGTCGCCCAGCCGGCGACCGTCGCCGGCTATGACGTGCACATCGCCAAGGGCAAGACGATGACCAACCGCACCTCCTATGTCATCGCGCCCGACGGCAAGATCATCTTCGTCCATTCGGAGATGAGCCCCGCCGGCCACGTCACCGGCACCATGGACGCGGTCAAGGCCTGGCGCGCCAAGCGCCGCGGGTAA
- the cls gene encoding cardiolipin synthase — MSGLNTTIWLMLAAVHLGVIFRAILLDGRDAYARAAWLLLLLALPGIGTVLYLLFGEPWISAAFHRRARDAYEALLPYAPQTVSNTLSPTTESAFRTCEAASQWSVSIGNMAEVASGADAAITAIVADIDAATHTVHLSFYIWLGDHSGTKVVDAVCRAARRGIICRIVADAIGSRALIRSHQWKKMREAGARLYASLPAPLGLGFLAGHRIDLRNHRKIIVIDGRITWCGSQNCADPAFLPKRKFAPWVDIMVRYRGPIARQAELIFASAWMAETGEDMRAALAMDLPEALPNGFPAIAVGTGPLSPHATMTNIFVAVLAAAREQAVITTPYFAPDPPLLNAIIAAARRGVRLTIIFPQRNDSRIVGAISRAYYPVLARAGAHIHEFRDGLLHAKTLVVDDVLALVGSANMDRRSLDLNFENNVLFESATLATEVSEHQQRWLAESIEIDRDCLAERSLPRRFVDNLLTMAAPLF; from the coding sequence ATGAGCGGCCTCAACACGACGATATGGCTGATGCTGGCTGCCGTCCACCTCGGCGTTATCTTCCGCGCGATCCTGCTGGACGGACGCGACGCCTATGCGCGAGCGGCGTGGCTTCTTCTCCTTCTCGCGCTCCCAGGCATCGGTACGGTCCTGTATCTGCTGTTCGGTGAGCCGTGGATTTCCGCCGCGTTTCACCGGCGCGCGCGCGACGCTTATGAAGCATTGTTGCCCTACGCTCCGCAGACGGTGAGCAACACGCTATCTCCCACGACCGAGAGTGCCTTTCGCACCTGTGAAGCGGCGAGCCAATGGTCCGTGTCGATCGGCAATATGGCGGAGGTCGCATCCGGGGCCGATGCGGCGATCACCGCAATCGTGGCGGATATCGACGCCGCCACGCACACTGTCCACCTGTCCTTCTATATCTGGCTGGGCGATCACAGCGGCACGAAGGTCGTTGACGCGGTCTGCCGCGCGGCCAGGCGCGGAATCATATGCCGCATCGTCGCCGACGCCATCGGCTCGCGCGCGTTGATCCGGTCGCATCAGTGGAAAAAGATGCGCGAGGCGGGGGCTCGCCTGTATGCGTCGCTACCGGCCCCGCTCGGTCTGGGCTTCCTCGCTGGCCACCGCATTGACTTGCGCAACCATCGCAAAATTATCGTGATCGATGGCCGGATAACCTGGTGCGGCAGTCAGAACTGCGCTGATCCGGCGTTTCTCCCGAAGCGCAAATTTGCACCGTGGGTCGACATCATGGTTCGGTACCGAGGACCCATCGCCCGGCAGGCCGAGCTGATCTTCGCCTCGGCCTGGATGGCTGAGACCGGTGAGGACATGCGGGCGGCGCTGGCCATGGATCTCCCGGAAGCCCTGCCGAACGGATTTCCAGCGATCGCGGTCGGGACCGGGCCATTGTCGCCTCACGCAACGATGACAAACATCTTCGTCGCCGTCCTGGCCGCCGCGCGCGAGCAAGCGGTGATCACCACCCCTTACTTCGCGCCCGACCCACCGCTGCTCAACGCGATCATCGCGGCCGCGCGACGCGGCGTGCGGCTCACCATCATCTTCCCCCAGCGGAACGACAGTCGCATCGTCGGCGCCATCAGCCGCGCTTACTATCCCGTTCTGGCCCGGGCAGGCGCCCATATCCACGAGTTTCGCGACGGCCTGTTGCATGCGAAGACACTGGTCGTCGACGATGTGCTGGCGCTCGTGGGCTCGGCAAATATGGATCGCCGCAGTCTCGACCTCAACTTCGAGAATAATGTGCTGTTCGAATCCGCCACCCTCGCGACTGAAGTAAGCGAGCATCAGCAGCGCTGGCTGGCCGAATCAATTGAGATCGATCGCGACTGCTTGGCGGAGCGGTCGCTGCCACGCCGCTTCGTCGACAACCTCCTGACGATGGCGGCACCGCTGTTCTGA
- a CDS encoding CsgG/HfaB family protein, giving the protein MRILMIGVATVALVATGAPAFAGGGQARASKTQRTQEQMMTDVPRCTRKLGTVSVMDGDDPSGWTQFQLAAPQKLLKVLVQRSGCFNLVDRGSGLSAAQRERDIGGGLGLQRQSNVGQGQIKAADYVLVAEVQAANRNSSGSGIGAGIGGLLGGGLGGIVGGISSRKMEANTVLSLTNVRTTETISTTDGYAAKNSLSFGGGGGGFGGGIGGGVVGGGYDNTDIGRIVTLAFIQAYAKMVTELGLVTPGGAGTAQAAPAKTYTAQAPVALRSTAAANGKVLRTLPAGAVIYPTGNKNGLWWEVADENDNVGWVLNTKLAPTGQPCGQSVTYKCE; this is encoded by the coding sequence ATGCGTATTCTGATGATCGGTGTCGCGACTGTTGCGCTGGTGGCAACGGGAGCGCCAGCATTCGCCGGTGGCGGTCAGGCGCGGGCGTCGAAGACGCAGCGTACCCAGGAACAGATGATGACTGACGTGCCGCGCTGCACGCGCAAGCTCGGGACCGTCTCGGTGATGGACGGTGACGATCCCTCGGGCTGGACTCAGTTCCAGCTGGCCGCTCCGCAGAAACTGCTGAAGGTGCTGGTGCAGCGCTCGGGCTGCTTCAACCTGGTCGATCGCGGGTCCGGCCTGAGCGCCGCCCAGCGCGAGCGTGACATTGGCGGCGGCCTCGGCCTGCAGCGCCAGTCGAACGTCGGCCAGGGCCAGATCAAGGCGGCGGATTACGTGCTGGTCGCGGAGGTCCAGGCCGCCAACAGGAATTCGAGCGGCAGCGGGATCGGCGCCGGAATCGGCGGTCTGCTGGGCGGCGGCCTGGGCGGCATCGTCGGCGGCATCAGCTCGCGCAAGATGGAGGCGAACACCGTTCTCTCGCTCACCAACGTCCGCACGACCGAAACGATCTCGACGACTGACGGCTATGCAGCCAAGAACAGCCTGTCCTTCGGCGGCGGTGGCGGCGGTTTCGGCGGTGGCATCGGCGGCGGTGTCGTCGGCGGCGGCTATGACAACACCGATATCGGACGGATCGTGACGCTCGCGTTCATCCAGGCCTATGCGAAGATGGTCACCGAGCTTGGCCTGGTGACCCCGGGCGGCGCGGGCACCGCCCAGGCAGCGCCGGCCAAGACCTATACCGCGCAGGCGCCCGTTGCCCTGCGCAGCACGGCCGCCGCGAACGGCAAGGTGCTCCGCACCCTGCCGGCCGGCGCGGTGATCTATCCCACCGGCAACAAGAACGGCTTGTGGTGGGAAGTCGCCGACGAGAACGACAATGTCGGGTGGGTGCTGAACACCAAGCTCGCCCCCACCGGCCAGCCTTGCGGCCAGAGCGTCACCTACAAGTGCGAATAA
- a CDS encoding DUF885 domain-containing protein — translation MRTVLALLLLSTTPLVHAAAPAPAPAAKAGVRDAALLEFLDHAFDEQVALSPERQTQLGFKTDYGRLDNYTDAAAVRQLALTERQLKEMHARFRPEQLSESARVSYRLFEYEAARGAEEFQFRNLRFPVSTNGSPAGEIPVLLINNHKIDSVADAEAYIARLRDTDRVMGEVVATMREQAAAGIVPNKVNFAPARNDARKIITGAPFDTGPDSTLMADFSKKVAALNAPADVKARLLADARAALTGPFRHGYDALIAALDEIEPQSKGNFGAWSLPNGAAYYADRLKASTSTSLTADQIHEIGLRQVAAIRQEMEAIKRQVGFDGTLEQFFDHIRTDPQFKYPNTDAGREQYLSDARAVIASVMVVAPRFFRTLPKAPLEVRAVEKWREATAPTAFYNQPSADGSRPGIYYVNLVDMNQTQKVQVAAIASHEGAPGHHFQIARQQELAGIPKFRKFGGYGAYMEGWGLYSERLADEMGVYKDPYSRFGMLSLQGWRAIRLVLDTGIHSKRWTREQAIAYFHANSSVSDTDIAREVDRYFNWPGQATSYMVGQLRIAELRKRAETALGSRFDIRDFHEAVLSQGALPLDVLEEQVDRYIAERRREK, via the coding sequence ATGCGCACCGTTCTCGCCTTGTTGCTGCTTTCGACCACGCCGCTCGTCCACGCCGCCGCCCCCGCACCGGCACCGGCCGCGAAAGCCGGGGTCAGGGATGCGGCGCTGCTCGAGTTCCTCGATCATGCGTTCGACGAGCAGGTGGCGCTCAGCCCGGAACGGCAGACCCAGCTCGGCTTCAAGACCGATTACGGCCGGCTCGACAATTATACCGACGCAGCGGCGGTGCGGCAGCTGGCGCTGACCGAGCGGCAGCTGAAGGAAATGCATGCCCGTTTCCGCCCCGAACAGCTCAGCGAGAGCGCGCGCGTCAGCTACCGCCTGTTCGAATATGAAGCGGCGCGCGGCGCCGAGGAATTCCAGTTCCGCAACCTCCGCTTTCCGGTCTCGACCAATGGCAGCCCGGCGGGCGAGATTCCGGTCCTGCTGATCAACAACCACAAGATCGACAGCGTCGCTGACGCCGAGGCCTATATCGCGCGGCTGCGCGATACCGATCGGGTGATGGGCGAGGTCGTGGCGACCATGCGCGAGCAGGCGGCCGCCGGCATCGTGCCGAACAAGGTGAATTTCGCGCCGGCGCGAAATGACGCCCGCAAGATCATCACCGGCGCGCCGTTCGACACGGGCCCGGATTCGACGCTGATGGCCGACTTTTCCAAGAAGGTCGCTGCCCTGAATGCGCCGGCCGACGTCAAGGCGAGGCTGCTCGCCGATGCCCGCGCCGCGCTGACGGGGCCGTTCCGCCATGGCTATGACGCGCTGATCGCGGCGCTCGACGAGATCGAGCCGCAGTCGAAGGGCAATTTCGGCGCGTGGAGCCTGCCGAACGGCGCGGCCTATTATGCCGACCGGCTCAAGGCCTCGACCAGCACCAGCCTGACCGCCGACCAGATCCACGAGATCGGCCTGCGCCAGGTAGCGGCGATCAGGCAGGAGATGGAGGCGATCAAGCGGCAGGTCGGCTTCGACGGTACGCTCGAGCAGTTCTTCGACCATATCCGCACCGACCCGCAGTTCAAATATCCGAACACCGATGCAGGCCGCGAACAGTATCTGAGCGACGCCCGTGCGGTGATCGCGTCAGTGATGGTGGTGGCACCGCGCTTCTTCCGCACCCTGCCCAAAGCGCCGCTCGAGGTGCGCGCGGTGGAGAAATGGCGCGAGGCGACCGCGCCGACCGCCTTCTACAACCAGCCCTCCGCCGACGGATCGCGGCCCGGCATCTATTACGTCAACCTGGTCGACATGAACCAGACGCAGAAGGTGCAGGTCGCGGCGATCGCGAGCCATGAGGGCGCGCCCGGACATCATTTCCAGATCGCGCGCCAGCAGGAACTGGCCGGCATCCCGAAGTTCCGCAAGTTCGGCGGCTACGGCGCCTATATGGAAGGCTGGGGCCTTTATTCGGAGCGGCTGGCGGACGAGATGGGCGTCTACAAGGACCCCTATTCCCGGTTCGGCATGCTGTCCCTGCAGGGCTGGCGGGCGATCCGGCTGGTGCTCGACACCGGCATCCATTCCAAGCGCTGGACGCGCGAGCAGGCGATCGCCTATTTCCACGCGAACAGTTCCGTCTCCGACACCGACATCGCCCGAGAGGTCGACCGGTATTTCAACTGGCCGGGACAGGCGACGAGCTACATGGTCGGCCAGCTCAGGATCGCCGAACTGCGCAAGCGCGCCGAGACGGCGCTTGGCTCACGCTTCGACATCCGCGATTTCCACGAGGCGGTGCTGAGCCAGGGCGCGCTGCCGCTCGACGTTCTCGAGGAGCAGGTCGACCGGTACATCGCCGAGCGGCGACGCGAGAAATAA
- the lepA gene encoding translation elongation factor 4 — protein MSTDLSRIRNFSIIAHIDHGKSTLADRLIQATGGLSDREMSEQVLDNMDIERERGITIKAQTVRLAYKAKDGIEYELNLMDTPGHVDFAYEVSRSLAACEGALLIVDAAQGVEAQTLANVYQSIEHDHEIVPVINKIDLPAADPDKVKAEIEEVIGLDASNAVLTSAKSGIGIQDVLEAVVTRIPPPKGDADAPLKAMLIDSWYDPYLGVVILIRVMAGVLKKGQQIKFMQTGTLHLVDRVGCFRPKIEQLTELGVGEIGFITAQIKEVAQTRVGDTITDAKRPAAEPLPGFKEVQPVVFCGLFPVDANDFEKLRESISKLRLNDASFSFEMETSAALGFGFRCGFLGLLHLEIIQERLTREYDLDLITTAPSVVYQIELTHGGGHIELHNPADMPDPNKIESIAEPWIEAVIYVPDEYLGSILKLCQDRRGIQKNLTYVGGRAQATYELPLNEVVFDFYDRLKSISRGYASFDYHQIGYREGDLVKMGILVNNEPVDALSMIVHRGTAEARGRGMCERLKDLIPRHLFKIPIQAAIGGKVIARETIAAMRKDVTAKCYGGDASRKRKLLDKQKEGKKRMREYGSVSIPQEAFIAALRMGDDA, from the coding sequence ATGTCAACCGACCTTTCCCGAATCCGCAATTTTTCGATCATCGCCCATATCGATCATGGCAAGTCGACGCTTGCCGATCGCCTGATCCAGGCGACGGGCGGCCTCAGCGACCGCGAGATGTCCGAGCAGGTACTCGACAACATGGATATCGAGCGCGAGCGCGGCATCACGATCAAGGCCCAGACGGTACGCCTCGCCTACAAGGCGAAGGACGGGATCGAGTATGAGCTCAACCTGATGGACACGCCGGGGCATGTCGACTTCGCCTATGAGGTGAGCCGCAGCCTTGCCGCGTGCGAGGGCGCGCTCCTGATCGTCGACGCGGCGCAGGGCGTCGAGGCACAGACGCTGGCGAACGTCTATCAGTCGATCGAGCATGACCATGAGATCGTGCCGGTCATCAACAAGATCGACCTGCCCGCCGCCGACCCCGACAAGGTGAAGGCCGAGATCGAGGAGGTGATCGGCCTCGACGCGTCCAATGCGGTGCTTACCTCGGCCAAGTCGGGCATCGGCATCCAGGACGTGCTCGAGGCGGTGGTCACCCGAATCCCGCCGCCGAAGGGCGATGCCGACGCGCCGCTGAAGGCGATGCTGATCGACAGCTGGTACGACCCCTATCTTGGCGTCGTTATCCTGATCCGCGTGATGGCCGGCGTGCTGAAGAAGGGCCAGCAGATCAAGTTCATGCAGACGGGCACGCTGCATCTGGTCGACCGGGTCGGCTGCTTCCGCCCCAAGATCGAGCAGCTGACCGAGCTTGGCGTGGGCGAGATCGGCTTCATCACGGCTCAGATCAAGGAAGTGGCGCAGACCCGGGTCGGCGACACCATCACCGATGCCAAGCGCCCCGCCGCCGAGCCGCTGCCCGGATTCAAGGAAGTGCAGCCGGTGGTGTTCTGCGGGCTGTTCCCGGTCGACGCCAACGATTTCGAGAAACTGCGCGAGAGCATTTCCAAGCTGCGGCTGAACGACGCCAGCTTCAGTTTCGAGATGGAGACCAGCGCCGCGCTCGGCTTCGGTTTCCGCTGCGGGTTCCTCGGGCTGCTGCATCTGGAGATCATCCAGGAGCGGCTGACCCGCGAATATGATCTCGACCTGATCACGACCGCGCCATCGGTGGTCTATCAAATCGAGCTGACTCATGGCGGCGGGCATATCGAGCTGCACAACCCCGCGGACATGCCCGATCCCAACAAGATCGAGAGCATCGCCGAGCCGTGGATCGAGGCGGTGATCTATGTGCCCGACGAATATCTCGGATCGATCCTGAAGCTGTGCCAGGACCGGCGCGGCATCCAGAAGAACCTGACCTATGTCGGCGGTCGAGCGCAGGCGACCTATGAACTGCCGCTCAACGAAGTGGTGTTCGATTTCTACGACCGGCTGAAGAGCATCAGCCGCGGCTATGCCAGCTTCGACTATCACCAGATCGGCTATCGCGAGGGCGACCTCGTCAAGATGGGCATCCTGGTGAACAACGAGCCGGTCGACGCGCTGAGCATGATCGTCCATCGCGGCACCGCCGAGGCGCGCGGTCGCGGCATGTGCGAGCGGCTGAAGGACCTGATCCCCCGCCATTTGTTCAAGATCCCGATCCAGGCCGCGATCGGCGGCAAGGTGATTGCGCGCGAGACGATCGCGGCGATGCGCAAGGACGTGACCGCGAAATGCTATGGCGGCGACGCCAGCCGCAAGCGCAAGCTGCTCGACAAGCAGAAAGAGGGCAAGAAGCGGATGCGCGAGTACGGTTCGGTGAGTATTCCGCAGGAAGCGTTCATTGCCGCGCTGAGGATGGGCGACGACGCCTGA
- a CDS encoding FAD-dependent oxidoreductase has product MRHIAIIGSGPAGYYTAEACQKTFGEEVRVDIIDRLPVPYGLIRTGVAPDHQSIKGVSRRYEAVALTDNVRFVGNVSVGRDVTIAELGSLYDAVVLATGAPADKPLGVPGDDLPGVVGSAAFVGWYNGHPDFAGLNPPLHGPGAVVVGAGNVALDVARILAKAESEFAGSDIVGHALDHLGTATHDRITILARRGPHQIAMTPKELGELGHLDRAVPHVDPADLPPVEEDAALDPGQRKSVAHLRDFATRTDRKQIDVDFDFYAMPVRVEGDGKAERMIVERTAIDAEGRASATGETYSVPASLVISCIGYRTPPIDGVPYDQKLGRFANQDGRISPGLYAVGWARRGPTGTIGTNRPDGFLIAEHIAADQAGDSGKAGRPGLDSLLASRNVDVVTFRDWQKIEAAEIARARNGAPREKFTSIEEMLGARG; this is encoded by the coding sequence TTGCGTCATATCGCGATCATCGGTTCCGGACCGGCGGGCTATTACACCGCCGAGGCATGCCAGAAGACCTTCGGCGAGGAGGTCCGCGTCGACATCATCGATCGCCTCCCCGTCCCCTATGGCCTGATCCGCACCGGCGTCGCGCCCGACCATCAGTCGATCAAGGGCGTCTCGCGCCGCTATGAAGCGGTGGCGCTGACCGACAATGTCCGCTTTGTCGGCAATGTCAGCGTCGGTCGCGACGTGACGATCGCAGAACTGGGTTCGCTGTACGATGCGGTGGTGCTGGCGACCGGCGCCCCGGCCGACAAGCCGCTTGGCGTGCCGGGAGACGATCTGCCCGGCGTGGTCGGATCGGCGGCGTTCGTCGGCTGGTATAACGGCCATCCCGACTTCGCCGGCCTCAACCCGCCGCTCCACGGGCCCGGCGCCGTGGTGGTGGGTGCCGGCAATGTCGCGCTCGACGTCGCGCGGATTCTCGCCAAGGCGGAGAGCGAGTTCGCCGGATCGGACATTGTCGGCCATGCGCTCGACCATCTCGGCACCGCCACCCACGACCGGATCACCATCCTGGCACGACGCGGGCCGCATCAGATCGCGATGACGCCGAAGGAACTGGGCGAGCTTGGCCATCTCGACCGCGCCGTGCCGCATGTCGACCCGGCCGATCTGCCCCCGGTCGAGGAGGATGCGGCGCTGGATCCGGGCCAGCGCAAGTCGGTCGCCCACCTGCGCGACTTCGCGACTCGGACTGACCGGAAGCAGATCGATGTTGATTTCGATTTCTATGCGATGCCGGTCCGGGTCGAGGGCGACGGCAAGGCCGAACGGATGATCGTCGAACGCACCGCGATCGACGCCGAAGGCCGCGCATCCGCCACGGGCGAGACCTATTCGGTGCCTGCCAGCCTCGTCATCAGTTGCATCGGCTATCGCACGCCGCCGATCGATGGCGTGCCCTATGACCAGAAGCTCGGCCGTTTCGCCAATCAGGACGGGCGCATCTCGCCCGGGCTCTATGCAGTCGGCTGGGCGCGACGCGGGCCGACCGGGACGATCGGCACCAACCGGCCCGACGGCTTCCTGATCGCCGAGCATATCGCCGCCGACCAGGCTGGCGACAGCGGTAAGGCCGGGCGGCCCGGCCTCGATTCGCTGCTCGCGAGCCGGAACGTCGATGTCGTCACCTTCCGCGACTGGCAGAAGATCGAGGCAGCCGAGATCGCCCGTGCTCGCAACGGCGCCCCGCGGGAGAAGTTCACCAGCATCGAGGAGATGCTCGGCGCACGTGGCTGA